A genome region from Prochlorococcus marinus CUG1417 includes the following:
- the recF gene encoding DNA replication/repair protein RecF (All proteins in this family for which functions are known are DNA-binding proteins that assist the filamentation of RecA onto DNA for the initiation of recombination or recombinational repair.) has translation MFLNHLKIKNFRNHKSFEIDLKEQRTIVLGLNGIGKSNLLESVEFLSQLKSNRALSDKDLITNDSDMAVVMGQIDFKNDLKLNLFRKGPKKIYVNESILKKQSEIKNYIRSVCFCSNDIDIVRSEPSCRRTWIDKVVSQLEPVYLDLISRFNRLLKQRSHFWRSESFLRTNSSDILESFDIQMSIISTRIFRRRRRALLKIKPYVEYWHNHLSKSKEKIDINYLSGIENVSPEEEEEEIISKKIAEQLLNQRSIEALTGKCNFGPHRDDVEFLINNVSVRKYGSSGQQRTFILALKMAELDLLTKSLNAPPILILDDVLAELDLSRQNLLLNSVGKDSQCFISATHLDKFNQSFLSSSQMIHL, from the coding sequence ATTTTTTTAAATCACTTAAAAATAAAAAATTTTCGGAACCATAAAAGTTTTGAAATTGACCTAAAAGAGCAAAGAACAATTGTTCTTGGATTAAATGGTATTGGTAAGTCAAATTTACTTGAATCTGTTGAATTTTTAAGTCAATTAAAATCTAATAGAGCATTAAGTGATAAAGATTTAATAACAAACGATAGTGATATGGCTGTCGTTATGGGGCAAATAGATTTCAAAAATGATTTAAAGTTAAATTTGTTCCGAAAAGGTCCTAAGAAAATTTACGTTAATGAATCAATCTTGAAAAAGCAGAGTGAAATAAAGAATTATATTCGGAGTGTATGTTTCTGTTCTAATGATATAGATATTGTTAGAAGTGAACCAAGTTGTCGAAGGACATGGATTGATAAAGTTGTATCTCAACTTGAACCAGTATATTTGGACTTGATTAGTAGATTTAACAGGCTTTTAAAGCAAAGAAGTCATTTTTGGCGTTCAGAAAGTTTCTTGAGAACTAATTCCTCAGATATTCTTGAAAGCTTTGATATTCAAATGTCAATAATAAGTACAAGAATTTTTAGGCGTAGAAGAAGGGCTTTATTAAAAATAAAGCCATATGTTGAATATTGGCATAATCATTTAAGTAAGTCTAAAGAGAAAATAGACATAAATTATCTTTCGGGCATAGAAAATGTAAGTCCTGAAGAAGAAGAGGAAGAAATTATTAGTAAAAAAATAGCAGAACAACTCTTAAATCAGCGTTCAATAGAAGCATTAACTGGTAAATGTAATTTTGGCCCTCATCGTGATGATGTTGAGTTTTTAATAAATAATGTTTCAGTGAGAAAATATGGTTCATCAGGACAGCAAAGGACTTTTATCTTGGCTTTAAAGATGGCTGAACTAGATTTATTAACAAAATCATTAAATGCTCCTCCAATACTTATATTGGATGACGTCTTGGCGGAATTAGATTTATCCAGACAAAATTTGTTATTAAATTCTGTTGGCAAAGATAGTCAATGTTTTATAAGTGCGACACATTTAGATAAATTTAATCAGTCTTTCTTGAGCTCTTCACAAATGATTCATTTATAA
- the speD gene encoding adenosylmethionine decarboxylase, giving the protein MEIYKKSEILSSFSNEQQLSHQSKHLLLELYRCDCEKLNDESFLRCILSRAAKLANATVLNLISNKFEPQGVTAIALLAESHISIHTWPESNYSALDIFTCGQNMMPELASQYLIESLMAQEHSLRVIKRNPPSAVPKQIRTAV; this is encoded by the coding sequence ATGGAAATCTACAAAAAAAGTGAAATTTTAAGTTCTTTTAGTAATGAGCAACAATTAAGTCATCAAAGTAAACATCTTTTGTTGGAACTTTATAGATGCGATTGCGAAAAATTAAATGATGAATCCTTTTTGCGCTGTATTTTAAGCAGAGCTGCTAAATTGGCAAATGCAACAGTTCTGAATTTGATTAGTAATAAATTTGAGCCTCAGGGTGTTACGGCAATTGCATTACTGGCAGAATCTCATATCTCAATACATACTTGGCCTGAATCTAATTATTCTGCATTAGATATTTTTACATGTGGTCAAAATATGATGCCTGAACTAGCTAGTCAATATTTAATCGAATCTTTAATGGCTCAAGAACATTCTTTGCGTGTCATTAAGCGCAATCCACCTTCAGCAGTACCTAAACAGATCAGAACGGCTGTTTAA